GGCATCACCGCGGGCGGCACCATCGCCTACTACACGTGGACGACCTACCTGCCCACCTACGCACAGGTCAACGCGGGCTTCGACAAGGGCGATTCACTCACCGTCGGCACCCTCTCGCTCGCCTTCTTCGCCCTGCTCCAGCCGCTCGGCGGCATGCTCTCGGACCGCATCGGCCGCAAACCGCTGCTGCTCGGCTTCTCGCTGGGCTTCGCCGTCCTGGCCGTACCGCTGCTGCACCTGGTGACCGACTCGTTCGCCTCCCTGCTGCTGGTGCAGTGCGCGGGCATGGTGCTGCTCACCGGCTACACAGCGATCGCCGCGGCGGTGAACGCCGAAGTGTTCCCCGCGCGGGTACGTGCCGCCGGCATCGGCTTCCCGTACTCGCTCACCGTCGCCCTCTTCGGCGGCACCGCCCCCTACGTCGGCACGTGGTTCAAGGAGGCCGGCCACGCCGACCTCTTCCCCTGGTACGTGGCCGCGCTCTGCCTCGTCTCGTTCGTCGTCTATCTGACGCTGCCGGAGACCTCCCGGCAGAAGCTGGAGAGGTAGCCCGAGGAGGGGCGCGGGGACCGAGCCCGGCGGACCGAGTCCGGCGGACCGAGCACGGCGGACCGAGCTCCGTGGAGCACATGAAGGCGCCGCCCGTCCCGGGACAGGGAGGGGCGGCGCCTTCGGAGTGAGGTCTGTCAGACGAGCCAACCCACGAGGTGGAGTACGTGGGCGAGGAGGGCGGTGAGAATGTCCATCGGAATCTTCTCCTTGAAGTTGGGGGACTCAACTCTCCGGCCCAGCAAGGGGTATCGGCCGGAGGCACGGTAACGGTCTGCAGCCCGCCGCTCGCGCCCCGTCATCATTGCCGGTCGCAATGAGTCAATTGAAGCCCTCACCTCTTCGATCATGCTTGCCGGGGAACGGGTGCGCCCGGGGTCGTTTGTTCGCATGGGGAGCCGTCCGGAGACATGCCGGGGATGCATACGAGACGCGCCCGGGGTGGGTACGGGACGGGGCTGGGTACGGGACAGGACTGGGTACGAGACAGGACTGGGTACGGGACGCGAAGAGGACTCGTGGTCGGGGAGGTCTCGCGACGCCTCGCCGCGCGGACGGTTCGTCGGCGTTGCCGGACGTCGGGCCCGCCGCCCGGTCGAGCGGGCGGGCCCGCCCTACGAGGCGAGGCTGCCCGCCAACCCCGCCTGCTCGTCCGCCGGTTGAGGGGCTTCGGCGAGCAGCCGGCGGATGTCGCCGACGGCGGCACGGCCCGCGCGGTTGGCGCCGATGGTGCTCGCCGACGGCCCGTAACCGACGAGATGGACCCGCGCATCACGCAGCGTGCGGGTGCCGTCCATCCGGATGCCGCCGCCCGGCTCGCGCAGCCGCAGCGGGGCGAGATGGTCGATGGCGGCGCGGAACCCCGTCGCGTACAGGATCACATCGGCCTCGACGACGCGTCCGTCGTCCCAGACCACGCCCGTGGGCGTGAGGCGTTCGAAGAGCGGCAGCCGCTCCAGTACGCCGCTCTCGCGGGCCTGCCGGATCGCCTCGGTCATCGGCAGCCCGGTCACGCTCACCACGCTCCGCGGCGGCAGCCCCTGCCTGACCCGCTCCTCCACCAGGGCAACCGCGGCCCGGCCCCGCGCCTCACCGAACGGCCCCTCGCGGAACACCGGCGGCCGGCGGGTCACCCAGGTCGTGGCGGCCGCGACCGGCGCGATCTCCATCAGTTGCTGAACGGCCGACGTCCCGCCGCCCACCACCACGACCCGGGCATCGCGGAAGTCCTCCGGCCCCGGGTAGCGGGAACTGTGCAGCTGACGGCCGCCGAACGTCTCCTGCCCGGGAAACCGCGGCCAGAACGGCCGGTCCCAGGTCCCGGTGGCATTGATCAGCGCCCGCGTCGCATAGTCCCCCTCCGACGTCTCGACCAGCAGACGTCCTCTCCCAAGGGCTCCGACGGGCTCCGTCCGCCCATCAGGCGCTGTCCATCCACCAGACCCCGTCCGTCCACCAGACCCCGTCCGTCCACCAGACCCCGTCCGTCCGCCAGGCTTCGTCCACGGGGGACCCCCGCCGCCCTCGCGCACCGCCGTCACGCTCACCGGCCGGTGCACCCGCAGCCCGAAGGTCTGCTCGTAGCTGTCGAAGTACCCGCCGATCACTTCGGACGACGGGCGCTGCGGGTCGGCGCCGGACAGCTCCATGCCCGGCAGCGCATGCATCCCGTGCACCTTGTCGTACGTCAGCGTGGGCCACCGGAACTGCCAGGCCCCGCCGGGGCGCGGAGAGTGATCGAGCACCACGAAGTCCCGGTCCGGTACCGCACCGACCCGCCGCAGATGAAAGGCGGCAGCCAGGCCGGCCTGCCCGGCACCGATCACCACGACCTCGA
This Streptomyces decoyicus DNA region includes the following protein-coding sequences:
- a CDS encoding NAD(P)-binding domain-containing protein — encoded protein: MNYTGVREVEVVVIGAGQAGLAAAFHLRRVGAVPDRDFVVLDHSPRPGGAWQFRWPTLTYDKVHGMHALPGMELSGADPQRPSSEVIGGYFDSYEQTFGLRVHRPVSVTAVREGGGGPPWTKPGGRTGSGGRTGSGGRTGSGGWTAPDGRTEPVGALGRGRLLVETSEGDYATRALINATGTWDRPFWPRFPGQETFGGRQLHSSRYPGPEDFRDARVVVVGGGTSAVQQLMEIAPVAAATTWVTRRPPVFREGPFGEARGRAAVALVEERVRQGLPPRSVVSVTGLPMTEAIRQARESGVLERLPLFERLTPTGVVWDDGRVVEADVILYATGFRAAIDHLAPLRLREPGGGIRMDGTRTLRDARVHLVGYGPSASTIGANRAGRAAVGDIRRLLAEAPQPADEQAGLAGSLAS